The following coding sequences are from one Spea bombifrons isolate aSpeBom1 chromosome 13, aSpeBom1.2.pri, whole genome shotgun sequence window:
- the TSEN54 gene encoding tRNA-splicing endonuclease subunit Sen54, with translation MLSPAELFAVRSREKSLPQRAHGQKDFLPDGSETQSEKLHLCRKEQWELLREERVERLGSLVSGVWKPQELLVELTSPAGKFWQTMGFTNQGKQCLLPEEAVYLLECGTIQLFYRNLPLSVQEAYERLLTGQTISLLQYQVYSHLKRLGYIVTRFDPSSVQSVYERQINMKSCSRLHRKRKRSSSPGLKAGVEQNVTIQPDKGEDGNSHCLDNIKSTYETIAGNHATEESCKVDDPSERTHSVEQSNHKYLLDGREEKGNCEASGKLENTLIENVSSFCWDFSNVFFPNCAPTHSYTFLPKPDLALLPENVVARELDLSQWLQKINLKKEKMSQREQEQWDWERRFKTSVNADPKVQSCSNWKEYKNLLQNRGLLIHKEKPPHLWASTVNPLLMPENGKTTASVLEQITVMSPSHLIDHFERQQNYATNVYHIDFDVYQADGTSEFRKSRPGRPYARICVRSFDEQIPSLRTMKHLTMKSGDAPVVFALVDCGEVAFYSFKDFKLPVDVYP, from the exons ATGCTAAG CCCAGCCGAGCTGTTTGCTGTACGCAGTCGGGAGAAAAGCCTGCCCCAGCGCGCCCATGGACAGAAGGACTTTTTACCTGATGGTTCAGAGACGCAAAGTGAGAAGCTGCATCTCTGTCGTAAAGAGCAGTGGGAACTTCTGAGAGAGGAGCGTGTGGAACGCTT GGGAAGCCTTGTGAGTGGTGTCTGGAAACCTCAGGAGTTGTTGGTGGAGTTGACATCCCCAGCC GGCAAGTTCTGGCAGACCATGGGATTCACAAACCAAGGGAAACAGTGCCTTTTACCTGAAGAAGCTGTTTACTTGCTGGAGTGC GGCACCATCCAGCTATTCTACAGGAACCTGCCTTTGTCTGTTCAGGAAGCATATGAAAGGTTGCTTACTGGTCAAACAATCAGCCTGCTGCAATATCAG GTGTATAGTCATTTGAAAAGATTAGGCTACATTGTAACTCGCTTTGACCCCAG TTCTGTTCAATCTGTGTATGAGAggcaaataaatatgaaaagttGCAGCAGACTGCATCGAAAACGTAAACGGAGCTCAAGCCCAGG GTTAAAAGCTGGTGTAGAGCAGAATGTAACTATACAGCCAGACAAAGGAGAAGATGGAAACAGTCACTGTTTAGATAACATAAAGTCCACATATGAGACAATTGCAGGAAACCATGCCACAGAAGAATCTTGCAAAGTTGATGATCCGTCAGAGCGCACACATTCTGTAGAACAGTCAAACCACAAGTATCTCCTTGATGGTAGAGAAGAAAAAGGCAATTGTGAAGCTTCTGGCAAGTTGGAAAACACTTTAATAGAAAATGTGTCATCTTTCTGTTGGGACTTTTCCAATGTTTTCTTTCCAAACTGTGCCCCAACCCATTCTTACACTTTTCTCCCCAAACCTGACCTTGCACTGCTACCTGAAAATGTAGTAGCGCGTGAATTAGACTTATCTCAATGGCTGcagaaaataaatctaaaaaaagagaaaatgtccCAAAGGGAGCAAGAGCAATGGGACTGGGAACGCAGATTTAAGACCAGTGTCAATGCAGACCCCAAGGTTCAGAGCTGCTCAAACTGGAAGGAGTACAAAAACCTCCTGCAGAACAGAGGACTCCTAATCCACAAAGAGAAACCTCCCCATCTCTGGGCTAGTACTGTGAATCCTTTGTTGATGCCTGAGAATGGGaaaacaacag CCTCTGTTCTGGAACAGATCACAGTAATGAGCCCATCCCACCTTATTGATCATTTTGAGAG GCAGCAGAACTATGCAACAAATGTGTACCATATTGACTTTGATGTGTATCAAGCTGATGGAACCTCAGAATTCAGAAAATCCAGACCAGGAAGACCATATGCACGGATATGTGTGCGCAG CTTTGATGAACAGATCCCCTCCCTACGTACAATGAAACATCTGACAATGAAAAGTGGAGATGCACCTGTTGTGTTTGCCCTTGTAGACTGTGGAGAAGTAGCATTTTACTCTTTTAAGGACTTCAAGCTGCCTGTGGATGTCTACCCTTGA